A genomic stretch from Arvicanthis niloticus isolate mArvNil1 chromosome 12, mArvNil1.pat.X, whole genome shotgun sequence includes:
- the LOC117718064 gene encoding olfactory receptor 5AC1-like: protein MVERNWTLVTEFILTGLTERPELQVPLFLVFLIIYLITMVGNLGLIALIRKDPHLHTPMYFFLSSLAFADACTSSSMTPKMLVNFLSTDHEISLTECFTQFYFFCSSATTECFLLLVMAYDRYVAICNPLLYPVVLSNKLCTQLVVITYFIGVLNSTIHVGLLIRLTFCKSKVIDYFYCEIVQLFTISCSDTSVNVLVVFICSIFIQPFTFANIVVSYTRVLFAILRKKSEKGRSKAFSTCSAHLLSVFLFYGTLFLIYILPGSEPAEDKEQLFSLFYTIIIPFLNPFIYSLRNKEVLGALRRLIKK, encoded by the coding sequence ATGGTGGAAAGGAATTGGACTCTGGTGACTGAATTTATTCTCACAGGACTCACTGAGCGTCCTGAGTTGCAGGTTCCGCTCTTCCTGGTTTTCCTTATCATCTACCTCATCACCATGGTGGGCAACCTTGGACTGATTGCTCTCATCAGGAAGGACCCTCACCTCCATACTCCCATGTATTTTTTCCTCAGCAGCTTAGCCTTTGCCGACGCGTGCACTTCATCCTCGATGACCCCCAAGATGCTTGTCAATTTTTTATCTACAGATCATGAGATATCCCTGACTGAGTGCTTCAcccaattttactttttttgttccaGTGCAACCACAGAATGTTTTCTCCTGCTtgtgatggcctatgaccgctatgtggccatatGCAATCCCCTACTTTATCCAGTGGTGCTATCCAACAAGCTCTGTACTCAGTTAGTAGTCATTACATATTTTATAGGTGTTCTGAATTCAACAATTCACGTGGGTTTGCTAATTAGATTAACGTTCTGCAAGTCCAAAGTTATAGACTATTTCTACTGTGAAATTGTACAATTATTTACAATTTCTTGCTCCGATACTTCAGTTAACGTGCTTGTGGTTTTTATCTGCTCAATCTTTATACAACCCTTCACATTTGCAAATATTGTAGTCTCCTATACCCGTGTGCTCTTTGCGATTCTTAGAAAGAAGTCTGAGAAGGGCAGAAGCAAAGCCTTCTCCACCTGCAGTGCCCACTTGCTCTCCGTCTTTTTATTCTATGGAACTCTCTTCCTCATCTATATCCTTCCTGGGTCTGAGCCAGCTGAAGATAAGGAAcaactgttttctttattttacacaATAATTATCCCCTTTCTCAACCCATTTATTTATAGTCTGAGGAACAAAGAGGTTCTAGGAGCCCTAAGAAgactaataaagaaataa